Proteins encoded in a region of the Hypanus sabinus isolate sHypSab1 chromosome 12, sHypSab1.hap1, whole genome shotgun sequence genome:
- the LOC132402396 gene encoding paired box protein Pax-1-like translates to MASLLFFPVDQTYGEVNQLGGVFVNGRPLPNAIRLRIVELAQLGIRPCDISRQLRVSHGCVSKILARYNETGSILPGAIGGSKPRVTTPTVVKYIREYKQGDPGIFAWEIRDRLLADAVCDKYNVPSVSSISRILRNKIGNLSHSGQCETGKQLPPQPTLSYNPIYQYSYPNHMSSAAAKMSSTTGVPVPGVTGHVGIHRAWPSAHSVTNILGLRSLVEQSAALGGTEASAYQTKVEDWNNVNRASFPSTQSVNGIEKQAIDPDLKYSQPPSALPAVSSFVPPCAVGPYPSSNQVPSYGVYGGPGAGYMTGHPWQSQGSSLSHSGPGITMHGGDIHAPMPFKHLSAREVEDRKPGSPVSKPPEALRNTHGLSISASST, encoded by the exons ATGGCCTCTCTGCTTTTCTTTCCCGTAGATCAGACGTACGGGGAGGTGAATCAGCTGGGAGGCGTTTTCGTTAACGGGAGACCACTTCCCAACGCGATCAGACTGAGAATCGTAGAGCTGGCTCAGCTAGGGATCAGACCCTGCGACATCAGTAGGCAACTCCGCGTCTCCCACGGATGCGTGAGCAAAATCCTAGCCCGTTACAATGAAACGGGCTCCATCTTACCCGGGGCTATCGGGGGAAGCAAGCCCAGGGTCACCACCCCGACTGTGGTGAAATACATCAGGGAATACAAGCAAGGAGACCCGGGCATCTTCGCTTGGGAGATACGAGACAGGCTCTTGGCCGACGCGGTTTGTGACAAGTACAATGTCCCTTCCGTCAGTTCCATTAGCAGGATCCTGAGAAACAAAATCGGCAATCTTTCACATTCGGGCCAGTGCGAGACCGGCAAACAGCTTCCTCCGCAACCGACGCTGTCTTACAATCCCATTTACCAGTACTCCTACCCCAACCACATGTCATCAGCCGCCGCAAAAATGAGCAGTACTACGGGGGTCCCCGTGCCAGGGGTTACGGGACATGTCGGGATCCACAGAGCCTGGCCGAGCGCCCATTCTGTCACCAATATCCTGGGACTCCGAAGCCTCGTTGAACAGTCAG cTGCCCTTGGCGGAACTGAGGCTTCAGCGTATCAAACAAAAGTGGAGGATTGGAATAACGTCAACAGAGCAAGCTTCCCATCAACTCAAAGTGTCAACGGGATAGAGAAGCAGGCGATCGATCCGGATCTGAAATACTCCCAG CCTCCTTCCGCACTGCCTGCTGTGAGTAGTTTCGTTCCTCCTTGCGCAGTTGGGCCTTATCCCTCGTCAAACCAGGTGCCGAGCTACGGAGTGTACGGGGGTCCTGGAGCGGGTTACATGACTGGCCACCCCTGGCAGTCccagggcagtagtctgtctcactctGGGCCAGGGATTACTATGCACGGCGGAGACATTCACGCACCCATGCCCTTCAAACACCTCTCGGCCAGAGAAG TGGAGGACAGAAAACCCGGGAGCCCCGTTAGCAAGCCCCCAGAAGCTCTCAGGAACACGCACGGCCTCTCAATCTCAGCCTCCAGCACGTAA